The Streptomyces sp. 135 sequence AAACGGACCGGGTAGCGGGGATGGACATGGCGATGATGCGGCTCCGGCGCGAGGACCCGCGTGTCGTCGGCTCGTTCAGGCTGCACAGGCGCCTGGGCGCCGGCGGTATGGGTGTCGTCTATCTGGGTTCCGACCGGCGGGGCCAGCGCGTCGCGCTGAAGGTGATCCGGCCGGACCTGGCGGAGGATCAGGAGTTCCGGTCGCGGTTCGCGCGGGAGGTCTCGGCCGCCCGGCGCATTCGCGGCGGCTGTACCGCCCGGCTCGTCGCCGCCGACCTCGAAGCGGACCGGCCGTGGTTCGCGACCCAGTACGTTCCCGGGCCCTCCCTGCACGACAAGGTCGCCGCCGAGGGGCCGCTCTCCGCGGCCGACGTGGCCGTGGTCGGTTCGGCGCTGGCCGAGGGACTCGTGGCCGTGCACGAGGCCGGTGTCGTACACCGCGACCTGAAGCCGTCGAACATCCTGCTGTCGCCGAAGGGGCCGCGGATCATCGACTTCGGTATCGCCTGGGCCACCGGCGCCTCGACGCTCACCCATGTCGGCACGGCCGTCGGTTCGCCGGGATTCCTCGCGCCCGAACAGGTGCGCGGCGCCGCCGTCACGCCCGCCACCGACGTCTTCGCGCTCGGTGCGACGCTCGCGTACGCGGGCATGGCGGACTCGCCCTTCGGGCAGGGCAGTTCCGAGGTCATGCTCTACCGGGTGGTCCACGAGGAGGCGCAGCTGAACGGCGTCCCCGACGCCCTGGCCCCGCTGATCCGGGCCTGCCTCGCCAAGGACCCGGAGGAGCGGCCCAGCACCCTCCAGCTGTCGCTCCGGCTCAAGGAGATCGCCGCGCGCGAGGCCCAGGGCCTCGGCGACGTCCGGCCGCCCGCGCCGCGTCAGGACCACGACCGGCCGACGGGACGGCTCGCCGAGAGCTACGCGGATCAGCGCACCCAGCGGCGTTCCGCCCCCGGCGCCACTCCCCCGCCCCGCCCCGGCGCGTCCAGCGCGTCCAGGGGCGGTCCGGCGAGGAGCGGGTCGTCCAGGACCGGGGGTTCGAAGACCGGGGCGTCGAAGACCGGTGCTTCCAGGACGGGTTCGTCGAGGACCGGCGGGGCGCGGCCCGGGTCCCGGCCCGCGCGCCCGCGACACCGCGCGTTCCGGCGGCAGGACCGCGCCGCGCGGCGGCAGGGCGGCAGGGGCCGCGCACCACGGGGACGGGCCGGCGGATGCCCGCCAACCCTCGGCTGCTGCGGCAGCGCCTCTTCGTGTTCGTGGTCGTCACGCTGCTCGTGGCGCTCGGGATCGCGGCGGCGCAGGGCTGCCAGGGGCCCGCGAAGAGCCTCGGCGACATGGACGTACGGCAGCAGCAGACGCAGAGCGGTCCCCTCGCTCCGGGGCAGGCGCCCCGGAGCTGAGCCGTGGCGTCAGGCCTGTGGGCGGCCCGTCGCCACCGCGTAGAACGCGACCGCTGCCGCCGCGCCCACGTTGAGCGAGTCGACGCCGTGGGCCATCGGGATGCGGACCCATTCGTCGGCGGCGACCAGCGCCTGGGTGGAGAGGCCGTCGCCCTCGGCGCCGAGCATCAGCGCGACGCGGTCCATGCGGTGCGGGGCCGCCTCGTCCAGGGATGTGGCCTTCTCGTCCGGCGTGAGCGCCAGGAGGTTGAAACCCGCCTCGCGTACGCCTTCCAGCCCCTTGGGCCAGGACTCAAGGCGGGCGTAGGGGACGGAGAAGACTGCGCCCATCGAGACCTTCACCGAGCGGCGGTAGAGCGGGTCCGCGCAGTCCGGGGAGAGCAGGACCGCGTCCATGCCGAGCGCCGCCGCCGAGCGGAAGATCGCGCCGATGTTCGTGTGGTCGTTCACCGCCTCCATGACGACCACCCGGCGGGTGGTCGCGAGGAGTTCGTCGGCCGTCGGCAGCGGCTTGCGCTGCATGGAGGCGAGGGCGCCGCGGTGCACGTGGTAGCCGGTGACGCGCTCGGCGAGGTCGGGGCTGACCGCGTAGACCGGGGCGGGGAGCTCGTCGATGACGTCGCGCATGACGTCGACCCACTTGGCGGAGAGCAGCATCGAGCGCATCTCGTAGCCGGCGTCCCTGGCCCGTCTGATGACCTTCTCGCCCTCCGCGATGAACAGCCCCTCGGCCGGTTCGCGCCTGCGGCGCAGCTCGACGTCGGTCAGGCCCGTGTAGTCGCGCAGGCGGGGGTCGTCGGGGTCGTCGACGGTGATGAGATCGGCCACAGGGTGATACTGCCTTGTCCTGGGTGTGGTGCCAACGGCCGGGGGCGTGTTCCGTTACCGCTGGTTACTCGGGTGGTTCTCGGGGGTGTGCGGGGCTCGCTAGGCGACGGGCTCCGGGCCCACGCGTACGACGTCTCCGATGACGATGACCGCCGGGGGCTTCACCTCGTGGGTGCGGACCGCCTCGGCGACCGTGCCG is a genomic window containing:
- a CDS encoding RNA methyltransferase, whose translation is MADLITVDDPDDPRLRDYTGLTDVELRRRREPAEGLFIAEGEKVIRRARDAGYEMRSMLLSAKWVDVMRDVIDELPAPVYAVSPDLAERVTGYHVHRGALASMQRKPLPTADELLATTRRVVVMEAVNDHTNIGAIFRSAAALGMDAVLLSPDCADPLYRRSVKVSMGAVFSVPYARLESWPKGLEGVREAGFNLLALTPDEKATSLDEAAPHRMDRVALMLGAEGDGLSTQALVAADEWVRIPMAHGVDSLNVGAAAAVAFYAVATGRPQA